One window of the Phycodurus eques isolate BA_2022a chromosome 7, UOR_Pequ_1.1, whole genome shotgun sequence genome contains the following:
- the LOC133404976 gene encoding galactosylgalactosylxylosylprotein 3-beta-glucuronosyltransferase 1-like isoform X1: MPKRRDILAIVLIVLPWTLLITVWHQSAIAPLLAIHKACHHLVKEIFIIPERLAVRHRLSDDGVEGKREAGGQPGDSKEYCASDKDIVEVVRTEYVYTRPPPWSDVLPTIHIITPTYSRPVQKAELTRLANTFLHIPNLHWILVEDSQRRTPLVTRLLRETGLNYTHLNVETPRNYKLRGDTRDPRIPRGTMQRNLALRWLRETFNANSTQAGIIYFADDDNTYSLELFEEMRSTQKVSVWPVAFVGGLRYESPKVNAAGKVYGWKTVFDPHRPFAIDMAGFAINLRLILFKPQAYFKLRGVKGGYQESSLLRELVTLNDLEPKAANCTKILVWHTRTEKPVLVNEGKAGFTDPNVEI; the protein is encoded by the exons ATGCCGAAGAGAAGAGATATTCTTGCCATTGTGTTGATAGTGTTACCCTGGACTCTGCTCATCACCGTTTGGCACCAAAGCGCTATCGCTCCACTCCTCGCCATCCACAAGG CATGTCACCACCTAGTAAAAGAGATCTTTATCATTCCAGAGAGGCTTGCGGTCCGCCACCGACTCTCAG ATGACGGCGTTGAGGGCAAGAGGGAGGCGGGCGGCCAACCAGGAGACTCCAAGGAATACTGCGCCTCAGATAAGGACATTGTCGAGGTGGTGAGAACTGAGTATGTGTACACGCGGCCGCCGCCTTGGTCTGACGTCTTGCCCACTATCCACATCATCACGCCCACCTACAGTCGACCTGTGCAAAAGGCCGAGCTGACACGGCTGGCTAACACATTCCTCCACATTCCCAACCTACACTGGATCCTGGTGGAGGATTCCCAAAGAAGGACGCCTCTTGTGACGCGGCTCCTCAGAGAAACGGGCCTCAACTACACCCACCTAAATGTCGAGACGCCCAGGAACTATAAGCTGCGCGGCGACACTAGGGACCCTAGAATCCCCCGGGGTACCATGCAGAGGAATCTGGCACTCCGGTGGCTGAGGGAGACCTTTAATGCTAATAGCACTCAAGCTGGAATAATCTACTTTGCTGACGACGACAACACTTACAGCCTGGAGCTGTTTGAGGAG ATGAGATCAACTCAAAAAGTTTCTGTGTGGCCCGTGGCCTTTGTGGGCGGCCTGCGCTACGAGTCCCCCAAAGTCAATGCGGCCGGGAAGGTGTACGGCTGGAAGACGGTGTTCGACCCCCATCGGCCCTTTGCCATCGACATGGCAGGCTTCGCCATCAACCTGAGGCTCATCCTCTTCAAGCCTCAGGCGTATTTCAAGCTTCGTGGGGTGAAGGGAGGCTACCAGGAGAGTAGTTTACTACGAGAACTTGTCACACTCAACGACCTGGAACCCAAAGCAGCCAATTGCACCAAG ATACTTGTTTGGCACACAAGAACAGAGAAGCCCGTCCTCGTAAATGAAGGGAAAGCAGGATTCACCGACCCAAATGTGGAGATTTAA
- the LOC133405340 gene encoding LOW QUALITY PROTEIN: galactosylgalactosylxylosylprotein 3-beta-glucuronosyltransferase 1-like (The sequence of the model RefSeq protein was modified relative to this genomic sequence to represent the inferred CDS: inserted 1 base in 1 codon) — translation MKRLPGAFVGALHYELPKVNAAGKVYGWKTVFDPXRPFAIEMASFAINLRLILFKPQVYFKLHRVKGGYQESSLLQQLVILNDLEPKAANCTQTLVWHTITGKPVLINEEKTRFTDPNVKI, via the exons ATGAAG AGGCTGCCTGGCGCCTTTGTGGGCGCCCTGCACTACGAGCTCCCCAAGGTCAATGCAGCCGGGAAGGTGTACGGCTGGAAGACGGTGTTCGACC ATCGGCCCTTTGCCATCGAAATGGCCAGCTTTGCCATTAACCTGAGGCTCATCCTCTTCAAGCCTCAGGTGTACTTCAAGCTTCACAGGGTAAAGGGAGGCTACCAGGAGAGTAGTTTACTGCAGCAACTTGTCATACTCAACGACCTGGAACCCAAAGCAGCCAATTGTACTCAG ACACTTGTTTGGCACACAATAACAGGGAAGCCCGTCCTCATAAATGAAGAGAAAACACGATTCACAGACCCAAATGTCAAGATTTGA
- the LOC133404976 gene encoding galactosylgalactosylxylosylprotein 3-beta-glucuronosyltransferase 1-like isoform X2 has product MPKRRDILAIVLIVLPWTLLITVWHQSAIAPLLAIHKDDGVEGKREAGGQPGDSKEYCASDKDIVEVVRTEYVYTRPPPWSDVLPTIHIITPTYSRPVQKAELTRLANTFLHIPNLHWILVEDSQRRTPLVTRLLRETGLNYTHLNVETPRNYKLRGDTRDPRIPRGTMQRNLALRWLRETFNANSTQAGIIYFADDDNTYSLELFEEMRSTQKVSVWPVAFVGGLRYESPKVNAAGKVYGWKTVFDPHRPFAIDMAGFAINLRLILFKPQAYFKLRGVKGGYQESSLLRELVTLNDLEPKAANCTKILVWHTRTEKPVLVNEGKAGFTDPNVEI; this is encoded by the exons ATGCCGAAGAGAAGAGATATTCTTGCCATTGTGTTGATAGTGTTACCCTGGACTCTGCTCATCACCGTTTGGCACCAAAGCGCTATCGCTCCACTCCTCGCCATCCACAAGG ATGACGGCGTTGAGGGCAAGAGGGAGGCGGGCGGCCAACCAGGAGACTCCAAGGAATACTGCGCCTCAGATAAGGACATTGTCGAGGTGGTGAGAACTGAGTATGTGTACACGCGGCCGCCGCCTTGGTCTGACGTCTTGCCCACTATCCACATCATCACGCCCACCTACAGTCGACCTGTGCAAAAGGCCGAGCTGACACGGCTGGCTAACACATTCCTCCACATTCCCAACCTACACTGGATCCTGGTGGAGGATTCCCAAAGAAGGACGCCTCTTGTGACGCGGCTCCTCAGAGAAACGGGCCTCAACTACACCCACCTAAATGTCGAGACGCCCAGGAACTATAAGCTGCGCGGCGACACTAGGGACCCTAGAATCCCCCGGGGTACCATGCAGAGGAATCTGGCACTCCGGTGGCTGAGGGAGACCTTTAATGCTAATAGCACTCAAGCTGGAATAATCTACTTTGCTGACGACGACAACACTTACAGCCTGGAGCTGTTTGAGGAG ATGAGATCAACTCAAAAAGTTTCTGTGTGGCCCGTGGCCTTTGTGGGCGGCCTGCGCTACGAGTCCCCCAAAGTCAATGCGGCCGGGAAGGTGTACGGCTGGAAGACGGTGTTCGACCCCCATCGGCCCTTTGCCATCGACATGGCAGGCTTCGCCATCAACCTGAGGCTCATCCTCTTCAAGCCTCAGGCGTATTTCAAGCTTCGTGGGGTGAAGGGAGGCTACCAGGAGAGTAGTTTACTACGAGAACTTGTCACACTCAACGACCTGGAACCCAAAGCAGCCAATTGCACCAAG ATACTTGTTTGGCACACAAGAACAGAGAAGCCCGTCCTCGTAAATGAAGGGAAAGCAGGATTCACCGACCCAAATGTGGAGATTTAA